A region of the Gallaecimonas xiamenensis 3-C-1 genome:
TTTAGTTTGTTTTAATTTTAAAAAACGATTTACTTGTCAGGCAGGCATTCCTTGCCCTTACTCAAGGAGAGAAAGATGAAAGGCAAACTCTTAGGTTTGGTGTTGGTGGTCGCTGGTGCGGGCCTGGCGTTCTGGGGTTACCAGGAAAGCCAGACCTTCAACAAGACCATCGCTGCCGAGCTGACCGGTGAACTGGACAGCAGGACCATGACCCTCTACATCGCAGGCGCCGTTTGCATGGTGCTGGGGCTGGTGGGGCTGCTGCGAAAATAACAAATGGGGAGGTCCGGATGGACTGGCTTGACCAAGACTGGCTGCAACGTCTGGCCTCCCTTTGGCAACTTCCCCTCTACCAGAGTGGCAATGCCACCATCACCTTGGGCCAGATCTGTATCGCCTTGGCCATCAGTGTGCTGGGCTTTATGGTGGTGCACTGGCTGACCTCCAGGCTGCACCGGCGGTTGGGCAAACGCATGGGAGTCAACGGTGCCCATGTGCTGCACAAGCTGGTGTCCTACCTGCTTTATGTGGTCATCATCCTTGTGGCCCTGCCGTTTGCCGGTATCCCGGTAACCATCTTCGCGGTGCTGGGTGGCGCCGTGGCCATCGGCATAGGTTTTGGTGCCCAGAACCTGATCAACAACCTGATTTCCGGCTTTATCCTGCTTATCGAGCAGCCTATCCGCATCGGCGACACAGTGGAGCTGGAAGACGAAAAAGGCATGGTGGAGGACATCGGTAACCGCTGCGTGCGTATCCGCCGGACCGACGGTGTCCATGTGCTGGTGCCCAATTCCTATTTCCTCGAACAGCGGGTGGTGAACTGGACCCTGACCGAGGCCCATGTCAGGGGTATAGTGACCCTGGGAGTGGCCTATGGCTCCGATCTTGGCAAGGTCAAAGCCATCATGCTGGCTATTGCTGCGCAAACAGAGCAGTTGCAAAAGGAGCCGCCCCCCGAAGTGCTGTTCGACGACTTTGGTGACAACGCCCTCATTATCAGCCTTTTTTATTGGGTGCCGGCCCGGGTGCCCATGGAGCTGAAAAGAGTGGCCTCCGGCTTGCGCTTTCGCCTGGACGAGGCCTTCAAGGCAGCCGACATCGTCATTGCCTTTCCCCAGCGGGACCTGCACCTGGACAAGGTGCAAGTGGAGTTGCTGGCAGGGCAGGGGACTAGTCGGTAAGGAAGGCCATCAGCAGCAGCCGCCCTTCGCGGCTGGAAAGCAATTCGGCGGGAACGGCGTTGAGTTCGGCCTGGTGTTGGGTCAGCCAGAGGTAGCGGTCGACTTCATTGTCCAGGTGGGCGTTGATAAGGGAGATCAATCGCGGCATTTCTTCAAACACTTCCCCCCCGGCCACCATAAAGGCCGGATAGCGCAGATCCGTTCCCCAGGTCAGTTCCAGCAAGAAACCCTGCTCGGCCAGCTGTTGGCAAAGGGTGTCGGCGGCCATAGTAGGCACCCCACGCAAGTGATCAACCACTTCGTCGGCGCTCCATAGCGGGTAGTGGTCCAAGCGCTCCTTGAGGGCCTCGCGCCACAGGTGTTGGGTGCGAATACGCAGCGTACGCAGCCGGTCTGGATGTTCCATAACACCTCCTTTCTTCCAGGTTAAGTCTAGCCAGAATGTGTGGCTCTGAAGGGGAGACTGGTGACCCGTTTAGGGGGTTGACGCAACTGGTTGATTTGTGTTCTTTTGTTGTTAACGGGATGAAAAGTACACAGCAAGGAGCGCCGCATGTCACTGAAAACCCACCTGAAAAGTGGCCTTGTTTACCTCGGGATCTTTGCCGGTTGCGCCGGTCTTGGCTGGGCGGCAGTGCAGCTGCCCCATTGGCTTGAACCCAACTACAGTACCGGCGACTTCAGTGCCCTGCAAAGCCGCTTTGACACCCCTGTCATTCTCTTTGGCACCAGTTGGTGCCCCTACTGTGCAAAGACCCGCGACCTGCTTCGTCAGAATCAAATTCCCTTCCATGAAATCGATGCCGAGGGCTCGGCCGACGAACAGGATGCCTACCGGCAGATGAATACCAAAGGGGTGCCGGTGTTGGTTATTGGCGACCGGAAAATAGACGGTTACCGGCCAGAGGCGATACTCGAAGCCTACCGGCACCTGCAAGATTC
Encoded here:
- a CDS encoding glutaredoxin family protein, with the translated sequence MSLKTHLKSGLVYLGIFAGCAGLGWAAVQLPHWLEPNYSTGDFSALQSRFDTPVILFGTSWCPYCAKTRDLLRQNQIPFHEIDAEGSADEQDAYRQMNTKGVPVLVIGDRKIDGYRPEAILEAYRHLQDS
- a CDS encoding DUF3185 family protein; this encodes MKGKLLGLVLVVAGAGLAFWGYQESQTFNKTIAAELTGELDSRTMTLYIAGAVCMVLGLVGLLRK
- a CDS encoding mechanosensitive ion channel family protein, whose product is MDWLDQDWLQRLASLWQLPLYQSGNATITLGQICIALAISVLGFMVVHWLTSRLHRRLGKRMGVNGAHVLHKLVSYLLYVVIILVALPFAGIPVTIFAVLGGAVAIGIGFGAQNLINNLISGFILLIEQPIRIGDTVELEDEKGMVEDIGNRCVRIRRTDGVHVLVPNSYFLEQRVVNWTLTEAHVRGIVTLGVAYGSDLGKVKAIMLAIAAQTEQLQKEPPPEVLFDDFGDNALIISLFYWVPARVPMELKRVASGLRFRLDEAFKAADIVIAFPQRDLHLDKVQVELLAGQGTSR